The Pseudomonas sp. G2-4 genome window below encodes:
- a CDS encoding LysR substrate-binding domain-containing protein: MRIRQLECFRTLMIHGTMTRAAELLNISQPAISSTIANLEHETGLKLFVRKGGRLQPTPEARLFFVEAERALEAVEKTQRIAKEIRTGKRGHLAIAAYASISIHLLPRLMAEFAKERPGLVLKIITRNSQSVRELITTQQFDMAIAELPLDYPTSCMEVIAYECQCMMPIGHPLTKLDVITPADLDGVPFVSLFKGDPIYQQLAMAFSAYGSSWNVVAETEFFATACELVGAGMGVGIVDPVVSRPFTGNLILKPFKPAIKYDIALLLPSQEEPSQLAREFAHYLKQHL, encoded by the coding sequence ATGCGAATCCGGCAGCTCGAGTGCTTCAGAACCTTGATGATCCACGGCACCATGACCCGCGCGGCAGAGCTTTTGAATATTTCTCAGCCGGCCATCAGCAGTACCATCGCCAACCTGGAACATGAAACCGGCCTCAAGTTGTTCGTGCGCAAAGGCGGACGCTTGCAACCCACCCCTGAAGCCCGCTTGTTTTTCGTCGAGGCTGAACGGGCGCTGGAGGCCGTGGAGAAAACCCAGCGCATCGCCAAGGAAATCCGCACGGGAAAACGCGGCCATCTGGCGATCGCCGCCTACGCCAGCATCTCGATCCATTTGCTGCCCCGCTTGATGGCCGAATTCGCCAAAGAGCGCCCGGGCCTGGTGCTCAAGATCATCACCCGAAACTCCCAGTCCGTTCGCGAGTTAATCACTACGCAGCAATTCGACATGGCCATTGCCGAACTGCCGCTCGACTACCCGACATCGTGCATGGAGGTGATTGCCTATGAATGCCAGTGCATGATGCCGATCGGCCACCCGCTCACAAAACTGGACGTGATTACCCCGGCGGACCTGGATGGCGTGCCATTCGTTTCACTGTTCAAGGGCGACCCGATCTACCAGCAGTTGGCCATGGCCTTTTCGGCGTACGGGTCATCTTGGAACGTGGTAGCCGAAACAGAATTCTTCGCCACGGCATGTGAACTGGTCGGCGCCGGAATGGGTGTCGGGATCGTCGATCCGGTGGTCAGTCGGCCCTTCACCGGCAACCTGATCCTCAAGCCCTTCAAACCTGCCATCAAGTACGACATCGCGCTGCTGCTCCCCTCACAGGAGGAGCCGTCACAACTGGCGCGTGAGTTTGCGCACTACCTCAAGCAGCACCTTTGA
- a CDS encoding amino acid ABC transporter permease, whose translation MNFNWDVFWQYLLQPSGVYLTGLWLTCVISVLAMLLGCALGLAAALLRLSSNPLLHLPVRFYVWLMRGTPLLVQIVFLYTALAAGGIFRFEDIDLFGLVIPGNIQAAIIALGLNEGAYMAEIIRAGIGAVDKGQYEAGRSLGMTFAKLMRRIVLPQAFRVIVPPLGNEFNVMLKNTTLVSVIGVQELLLSTQMVTSATFRVFELYLVVAIYFLLLTTLWGFFQRWLEARFGQSDRPSSPPPAATRMFGRSTLKMLRER comes from the coding sequence ATGAATTTCAATTGGGATGTGTTTTGGCAGTACCTGCTTCAGCCCAGTGGGGTCTACCTCACCGGGCTCTGGCTGACCTGCGTGATCAGCGTGCTGGCCATGTTGCTGGGCTGTGCGCTCGGGCTGGCCGCAGCGCTGCTGCGGTTGTCGAGCAATCCACTGCTGCATTTGCCGGTGCGCTTTTATGTGTGGCTGATGCGTGGCACGCCGTTGCTGGTGCAGATTGTTTTTCTCTACACCGCACTGGCCGCCGGCGGGATTTTCCGCTTCGAAGATATCGACCTGTTTGGCCTGGTGATTCCCGGCAACATCCAGGCAGCGATCATTGCCCTGGGCCTCAACGAAGGCGCTTACATGGCCGAGATTATCCGGGCCGGCATCGGCGCGGTGGACAAGGGCCAATACGAGGCCGGGCGCTCCCTGGGCATGACGTTCGCCAAGCTGATGCGGCGCATCGTCCTGCCCCAGGCGTTCCGGGTCATCGTTCCGCCATTGGGCAACGAGTTCAACGTGATGCTCAAGAACACCACGCTGGTCAGCGTGATCGGCGTACAGGAACTGCTGCTCAGTACCCAGATGGTCACTTCGGCGACGTTCCGGGTGTTCGAGCTGTACCTGGTGGTGGCGATCTATTTCCTGCTGCTGACCACACTTTGGGGATTCTTCCAGCGCTGGCTGGAAGCCCGCTTCGGCCAGTCGGATCGGCCATCATCACCGCCACCGGCGGCCACGCGGATGTTCGGCCGTAGCACCCTGAAAATGCTGAGGGAACGTTAA
- a CDS encoding 2-keto-4-pentenoate hydratase, whose translation MRQEDELVARLHHAERSVQALPPLAAQQLDLRTGYALQREALRQRQVRGEQLTGWKVAFAGSAAQKRMGLHEPVLGGLTHAMVVEPGSSVALARLIQPKLEIELAFVLGRTLEPGDYSDEEILAAVSDVAPAFEIADCRWQGWSFGVGAFLADNAAAGLYCVGSRIKFDPGQLTRVAYRLECDGVFCGIGDTQAREDAPLVNLCWLIRRLLADGQCVEAGQVVLSGALLPPMAIQAAEYRLHMLGMELALVFQAGTDAL comes from the coding sequence ATGAGGCAGGAAGACGAACTCGTGGCCCGGCTCCACCATGCCGAGCGGTCTGTGCAAGCCTTGCCGCCGTTGGCGGCCCAGCAACTCGATCTGCGGACGGGCTATGCCCTCCAACGCGAAGCGTTGCGTCAGCGCCAGGTGCGCGGTGAGCAACTGACCGGTTGGAAGGTCGCCTTCGCCGGCAGTGCGGCGCAGAAGCGCATGGGGCTCCATGAGCCGGTCCTGGGAGGCCTGACCCATGCCATGGTCGTCGAGCCAGGCAGCTCGGTGGCGCTCGCACGGCTGATCCAGCCCAAGCTGGAGATTGAACTGGCGTTTGTCCTGGGACGCACGCTGGAGCCCGGCGACTACAGTGATGAGGAGATCCTGGCAGCCGTGTCCGACGTCGCGCCGGCGTTCGAGATAGCCGACTGCCGGTGGCAAGGTTGGAGCTTTGGCGTTGGGGCTTTTCTTGCTGACAACGCGGCCGCAGGCCTCTATTGCGTTGGCTCGCGGATAAAATTCGATCCCGGTCAACTGACTCGTGTGGCCTATCGTCTGGAATGTGATGGGGTGTTCTGCGGCATCGGTGATACTCAGGCGCGGGAAGATGCGCCGTTGGTCAATTTGTGTTGGTTGATTCGGCGATTACTGGCTGACGGTCAGTGCGTTGAAGCGGGCCAGGTCGTGTTGTCCGGGGCGTTGCTGCCGCCCATGGCCATCCAGGCCGCCGAGTACCGGTTGCACATGCTTGGCATGGAACTGGCTTTGGTTTTCCAGGCAGGCACTGACGCCTTGTGA
- a CDS encoding alpha/beta hydrolase, producing the protein MPANSHFFTNRSQMRLHYLSWGNTSGIAVVLLHGLRSYAQTWDSLANALGQQYCCYALDQRGRGGSDWAESTRYRTEAYVSDLEDLVAHLGLQSFVLVGHSLGGTNALEYARLNPGRLQALVVEDIGPGSSVSGDGAERIRREMSQTPLVFPDWESAAQFWRQARPGLSLEGLASRLTHSMKQTPAGIEWRHDQQGIAQARLSITPTDLWPAVRALDCPTLFIRGARSDFLPLATLEAIKAANARVQTTEIADASHYVHDDQGAMFNRVVVDYLHEQRLQLQQISGE; encoded by the coding sequence ATGCCTGCAAACAGCCATTTTTTCACCAATCGCTCGCAGATGCGCCTGCACTATTTGTCCTGGGGCAACACCTCGGGCATTGCAGTGGTGCTCCTGCACGGGCTGCGCTCCTATGCCCAGACCTGGGACTCCCTGGCCAACGCGCTGGGTCAGCAATACTGCTGCTACGCCCTTGACCAACGCGGCCGGGGGGGCAGTGACTGGGCAGAGTCCACCCGCTACCGGACCGAGGCCTATGTCAGCGACCTTGAGGATTTGGTCGCTCATTTGGGGCTGCAATCGTTCGTCCTGGTGGGGCATTCCCTCGGCGGCACCAATGCGCTGGAGTATGCACGGCTCAACCCCGGGCGACTGCAAGCGCTGGTGGTCGAGGACATCGGCCCTGGCTCTTCGGTCAGCGGTGATGGCGCCGAGCGTATTCGACGCGAAATGAGCCAGACGCCGCTGGTGTTTCCTGATTGGGAGAGTGCCGCTCAGTTCTGGCGACAAGCGCGACCTGGCCTGTCGCTGGAGGGGCTGGCGTCCAGGCTGACGCATTCCATGAAACAAACGCCTGCGGGAATTGAATGGCGCCATGACCAGCAAGGTATTGCCCAGGCGCGCTTGAGTATTACCCCCACGGACTTGTGGCCTGCGGTGCGGGCCTTGGATTGTCCGACGCTGTTCATTCGTGGCGCACGTTCCGATTTCCTGCCGTTGGCGACCCTCGAGGCGATAAAGGCGGCCAACGCGCGGGTGCAAACAACGGAAATCGCCGACGCCAGTCATTACGTCCATGATGACCAGGGCGCGATGTTCAACCGTGTCGTCGTGGACTACTTGCACGAGCAACGCCTACAACTACAACAAATAAGCGGTGAATAG
- a CDS encoding ABC transporter substrate-binding protein has translation MHKPHLLVAALSLGFCAQWAVAAPVVPERLLKVDKLVYCSGMDSPPLVSFDEAQKPRGLTVDLGLEIAKRLGNKKVEWRVIPFSGLLPALLAKQCDMIVDQLFDKPERREVIDIVNYMYSSQAVVVPKGNPKGLKTLPALSGHKVAVLNGSTIKTLLDAENETLVKSGKPGMKLVVYNTDTDAFQALRISQVDAYGTTVETAGYYAAMAPDLFEEGVPAFSRILTGLGIRKDDPQLTAAVQQVISDMRSDGSYSQLLGKWHVASDTLD, from the coding sequence ATGCATAAGCCCCACCTGTTGGTTGCTGCTCTATCCTTGGGATTCTGTGCTCAATGGGCGGTTGCCGCGCCCGTTGTGCCGGAGCGCTTGCTCAAGGTCGACAAACTCGTCTATTGCTCAGGCATGGATTCGCCGCCCCTGGTGTCCTTCGATGAAGCGCAAAAGCCCAGGGGCTTGACCGTCGACCTGGGACTGGAAATCGCCAAGCGCCTGGGCAACAAAAAGGTCGAATGGCGCGTCATTCCCTTCTCCGGACTGCTCCCGGCCTTGCTGGCCAAGCAGTGCGACATGATCGTCGACCAGCTGTTTGACAAGCCCGAGCGCCGCGAGGTGATCGATATCGTCAACTACATGTACTCCAGCCAGGCGGTGGTCGTGCCCAAGGGCAATCCGAAGGGCCTCAAGACGCTCCCGGCCCTCTCCGGACACAAGGTCGCGGTGCTCAACGGTTCCACCATCAAGACCCTGCTCGATGCCGAGAACGAAACCCTGGTCAAGTCCGGCAAGCCCGGGATGAAGCTGGTGGTCTACAACACCGACACCGATGCGTTCCAGGCCTTGCGCATCAGCCAGGTCGACGCCTACGGCACCACCGTGGAAACCGCCGGTTATTACGCCGCCATGGCACCTGATCTGTTCGAGGAAGGGGTGCCAGCCTTCAGCCGGATTCTCACCGGCCTCGGGATCCGCAAGGACGATCCGCAACTGACGGCGGCGGTGCAGCAGGTGATCAGCGACATGCGCAGCGATGGGAGCTACAGCCAACTCCTTGGTAAATGGCATGTCGCCAGTGACACTCTCGATTGA
- a CDS encoding bifunctional 3-(3-hydroxy-phenyl)propionate/3-hydroxycinnamic acid hydroxylase, translated as MKQEKTQVVIVGGGPNGITAAHYMGLYGIDCVVLELADGILPYPRAVGMDDEALRVLQGIGIAELAVRDMICDVPLRYYNARGVCFAEVKPSTAHYGWPMRNIFMQQLLEGTLREQLGKHASVELRQGHEMLDLEQDGQGVTLQVRDAQGELYQLQAQYVIGADGGRSSVRKKLGIELLGLTHPRKWVVIDTANDTLDAPYTALHADPQRPFVCIYLPYQQRRWEFMLLEGEDETLMCEEATIRGLIRGQIGNAVDQLEIIRIRAYTHNSRVAARFVEGRVALVGDAAHISPPWAGQGLNSGLRDVANVAWKIAAILQGRASPSILSSYDQERRGHATDLIALADNMGAVLGLTNPLMAGVRDWLFQAVNSVDNLRSHLLEFKFKPKATITKGLVYHERAELHEDDLVGQLFIQPSIEDAQGQRRRLDEVLGHSYAVLGYRVNPSEQLSEQTAAYWARWDTRFIQVNRSRSGKGRNQPLSASGAICVEDVDNRLGEWFSKVRDCIVVVRPDRFVAAITTPERLDGVLRKLAEQLS; from the coding sequence ATGAAGCAGGAGAAAACCCAGGTTGTCATCGTGGGCGGCGGCCCGAACGGGATCACCGCGGCCCATTACATGGGGCTGTACGGCATCGACTGCGTCGTCCTTGAATTGGCGGACGGCATACTGCCGTATCCGCGCGCGGTGGGCATGGATGACGAGGCGCTGCGTGTGTTGCAGGGCATCGGCATCGCTGAACTGGCCGTGCGTGACATGATCTGCGACGTGCCCCTGCGTTATTACAATGCGCGAGGTGTCTGCTTCGCCGAGGTCAAGCCGAGCACTGCCCACTATGGCTGGCCGATGCGCAACATCTTCATGCAGCAGTTGCTTGAAGGGACGTTGCGTGAGCAGTTGGGCAAGCATGCGAGTGTCGAGTTGCGCCAGGGCCATGAAATGCTTGATTTGGAGCAGGATGGGCAAGGCGTGACATTGCAGGTGCGTGATGCCCAGGGTGAGCTGTATCAGTTACAGGCGCAGTACGTGATCGGCGCGGACGGCGGGCGTTCCAGCGTGCGCAAGAAACTCGGCATCGAGCTGCTGGGGCTGACTCATCCGCGCAAATGGGTGGTGATCGATACGGCCAACGACACCCTGGATGCCCCTTATACCGCCTTGCATGCCGACCCGCAGCGACCCTTCGTGTGCATTTACCTGCCGTACCAGCAACGTCGCTGGGAGTTCATGCTTCTGGAGGGTGAAGACGAAACCCTGATGTGCGAAGAAGCCACTATCCGGGGTTTGATTCGCGGACAGATCGGCAATGCGGTGGATCAGTTGGAAATCATCCGGATCCGCGCCTACACCCATAACTCTCGGGTGGCGGCGCGTTTCGTCGAGGGGCGTGTGGCGTTGGTGGGAGACGCGGCGCATATTTCCCCGCCCTGGGCCGGACAGGGGCTCAACTCGGGCTTGCGAGATGTCGCCAACGTCGCCTGGAAAATCGCCGCGATCCTCCAGGGACGGGCGTCGCCATCGATTCTTTCCAGCTACGACCAGGAACGTCGCGGGCATGCGACCGACCTCATCGCCTTGGCCGACAACATGGGCGCGGTACTGGGCTTGACCAATCCGCTGATGGCGGGGGTACGGGACTGGTTGTTCCAGGCCGTCAACAGCGTCGACAACCTTCGCTCCCACTTGCTTGAGTTCAAGTTCAAACCCAAGGCGACCATTACCAAGGGCCTGGTTTATCACGAGCGTGCCGAGCTGCACGAGGATGATCTGGTCGGGCAGTTGTTCATCCAGCCGTCTATCGAAGATGCCCAAGGCCAGCGGCGGCGCCTGGACGAAGTGTTGGGTCACTCCTATGCGGTGCTGGGGTATCGGGTCAATCCGAGCGAGCAGCTCAGTGAGCAGACTGCTGCCTATTGGGCGCGTTGGGACACACGCTTCATCCAGGTCAATCGCTCTCGCAGCGGCAAAGGCCGCAACCAACCGTTATCGGCCAGCGGCGCGATCTGTGTCGAGGACGTGGATAACCGGCTGGGCGAGTGGTTTTCCAAGGTGCGTGATTGCATCGTCGTCGTTCGGCCAGACCGATTCGTTGCAGCCATCACCACGCCGGAGCGGCTTGACGGCGTGTTGCGCAAGCTGGCGGAGCAACTTTCATGA
- a CDS encoding amino acid ABC transporter ATP-binding protein, producing MAHKSEELIIEALEVHKSFGELQILKGISLQVRRGEVVVLIGASGSGKTTFIRCINLLEDIQGGRIRVNGRAMGYRERADGSLVRDSERNIARQRRDIGMVFQRFNLFPHMTALENIIEAPIQVLGIPRAEALDQARGLLERVGLADKASHYPSMLSGGQQQRVAIARALAMKPQAMLFDEPTSALDPETVGEVLQVMKALAEEGMTMVVVTHEMGFAREVADRVVVLDQGELIEQGPPEQIFSHPVHPRTRAFLSRVL from the coding sequence ATGGCGCACAAAAGTGAAGAACTGATCATCGAGGCACTGGAGGTTCACAAATCCTTTGGCGAGCTGCAGATCCTCAAGGGCATTTCCCTGCAAGTGCGGCGCGGCGAAGTGGTGGTCCTGATTGGGGCCTCCGGTTCCGGCAAGACCACCTTTATCCGTTGCATCAATCTGCTGGAAGACATCCAGGGCGGGCGCATCCGCGTCAATGGCCGGGCCATGGGCTATCGCGAACGGGCCGATGGCAGCCTGGTGCGCGATTCGGAACGCAACATCGCCCGCCAGCGCCGGGATATCGGCATGGTGTTCCAGCGCTTCAACCTGTTCCCGCACATGACGGCGTTGGAGAACATCATCGAGGCGCCGATCCAGGTGCTGGGGATCCCGCGCGCCGAGGCGCTGGATCAGGCCCGTGGCTTGCTGGAACGGGTTGGCCTGGCAGACAAGGCCAGCCACTACCCATCCATGCTCTCCGGTGGGCAACAACAGCGGGTGGCGATTGCCCGTGCCCTGGCCATGAAACCCCAGGCCATGCTGTTCGACGAACCCACCAGTGCCCTCGACCCGGAAACCGTTGGCGAAGTGCTGCAAGTGATGAAGGCGCTAGCGGAGGAGGGCATGACCATGGTGGTGGTAACCCATGAAATGGGGTTTGCCCGGGAAGTGGCTGACCGTGTGGTAGTCCTGGATCAGGGCGAGCTCATTGAGCAAGGGCCGCCGGAGCAAATCTTCAGCCACCCCGTTCACCCTCGTACGCGGGCTTTTCTCAGTCGGGTGTTATGA
- a CDS encoding amino acid synthesis family protein, translating to MKTANFASYHIRKWYSFVEETLANESGQLADGEPLFKYAIAAVIANPYAGRYSESLAELVEPSPLLGQEFGRRIQELAGQREIVSYGKACLVGSQGEYEHGNALLTNPAADPIRLALGGGKSWVPSTGKRGGPGVTIDVPLAHKDALYVRSHYDSISLSFGDGPSADELIIIWAFATRGRLHARLGGLQAADVKGNDGLH from the coding sequence ATGAAAACCGCCAATTTCGCCAGTTACCACATCCGCAAATGGTATAGCTTCGTTGAGGAAACCCTGGCCAATGAAAGTGGCCAGTTGGCCGATGGTGAACCCTTGTTCAAATACGCCATTGCCGCGGTGATCGCCAATCCCTACGCCGGACGCTACAGCGAAAGCCTGGCCGAGCTGGTAGAACCGTCACCTTTGCTGGGCCAGGAGTTTGGTCGTCGCATCCAGGAACTGGCGGGCCAGCGTGAGATAGTCAGTTACGGCAAGGCGTGCCTGGTAGGCAGTCAGGGTGAGTACGAGCATGGCAATGCACTGCTGACCAATCCGGCGGCGGATCCTATCCGCCTCGCGTTGGGCGGTGGCAAGTCCTGGGTCCCGTCCACGGGCAAGCGCGGCGGACCTGGGGTGACCATAGATGTGCCACTGGCCCACAAGGATGCGCTGTACGTCCGTTCGCATTACGACAGTATTTCGCTGTCGTTTGGTGATGGGCCGTCCGCGGACGAGTTGATCATCATCTGGGCCTTCGCCACGCGCGGGCGTTTGCATGCGCGTCTGGGTGGCCTCCAGGCCGCCGACGTCAAGGGTAACGACGGCTTGCATTGA
- a CDS encoding helix-turn-helix domain-containing protein, with protein MLAEVRTFNDPQQHAGSILGWQQVYDQLGRGCLSSELRQVCAERFQIFQEVLDKRVVQRGCAPKGRLCIAMSLGSAPVVQGHQVGAQSVVLLRDGEDFVLHAPEGTHFFAVNVDTVRFAKLAACELSNEQLKRLKSESQISVDEAVLLRVQQRIHPLFRHLLQQADAINPASEKMLEDVLLNAFLDLFSNASDEVRGRRGNVTVSAYLVKRCQELVVASGDTPLSILDLCEQLRVSRRTLQNSFQAVTGMRPVEYLRNLRLNAVRRRLITTRATVLNVGEIAVAMGFFHLSHFATHYRALFGESPSDTPRAG; from the coding sequence ATGCTTGCCGAAGTCCGTACCTTCAACGATCCCCAGCAACACGCCGGGTCCATCCTGGGCTGGCAACAAGTCTATGACCAACTTGGTCGTGGATGCCTTTCCAGCGAGCTGCGGCAGGTGTGCGCCGAGCGCTTTCAGATCTTTCAGGAAGTGTTGGATAAGCGCGTGGTGCAGCGAGGTTGTGCACCAAAAGGGCGCTTGTGCATTGCCATGTCGTTGGGCAGCGCGCCGGTGGTCCAAGGGCATCAGGTGGGCGCCCAGAGCGTGGTGCTGCTGCGCGATGGCGAGGACTTTGTCTTGCATGCCCCGGAAGGTACGCACTTCTTCGCGGTTAACGTCGACACGGTACGTTTCGCCAAACTGGCGGCTTGCGAATTGTCGAACGAACAGCTCAAGCGCTTGAAAAGCGAGTCTCAGATCAGCGTGGACGAAGCGGTACTGTTGAGAGTCCAGCAAAGGATCCATCCGCTGTTCCGTCACCTTCTGCAGCAAGCGGATGCCATCAATCCAGCCTCGGAAAAGATGCTCGAAGACGTACTGCTCAACGCCTTCCTCGACCTGTTCAGTAACGCCTCGGATGAGGTGCGTGGCCGTCGTGGCAACGTTACTGTCAGCGCCTACTTGGTCAAGCGTTGCCAGGAACTGGTGGTGGCCAGCGGTGATACACCGCTGAGCATCCTTGATTTGTGCGAGCAATTGCGGGTGAGCCGCAGGACCCTGCAGAACAGTTTCCAGGCGGTCACCGGGATGCGTCCGGTCGAATACCTGCGCAATTTGAGGCTCAATGCCGTGCGGCGACGTTTGATCACTACCCGGGCGACGGTGTTGAACGTCGGTGAGATCGCCGTGGCAATGGGTTTTTTCCACCTGAGCCACTTCGCGACTCATTACCGAGCGCTGTTTGGTGAGTCGCCTTCCGATACCCCGCGGGCGGGATGA
- a CDS encoding GntR family transcriptional regulator, with product MQFVPTFAERPPMTAEEEAYSYLLDAICSGRLRKGDRLIAEDIASEIGMSRMPVREAFRRLDAQGLVTLRPNRGAIVSGLDIDELHEVFEMRSALEGLAVRVAVARIGERQLAALERLLDEMDDYREESAEWVSRHRAFHEYLCSLSGRPRLLKQISALYSLIEAPMRLWLQHVDKPLSARQEHAVILDAIRAGDADKVEAVVRAHIEGTVPELIKFLQLKK from the coding sequence ATGCAATTTGTTCCGACTTTCGCTGAACGTCCGCCGATGACTGCCGAGGAGGAGGCCTACAGCTACCTGCTGGACGCCATCTGCAGCGGTCGGTTACGCAAGGGGGACCGGTTGATCGCCGAGGACATCGCCAGCGAGATCGGTATGAGCCGGATGCCGGTCCGCGAGGCCTTTCGCCGACTGGATGCCCAGGGCCTGGTGACACTTCGGCCCAATCGCGGTGCCATCGTCAGCGGCCTGGATATCGATGAGCTGCATGAAGTCTTCGAGATGCGCAGCGCCCTCGAAGGCCTGGCAGTGCGCGTCGCGGTGGCGCGCATTGGCGAGCGCCAATTGGCCGCTCTCGAGCGTTTGCTGGACGAGATGGACGACTACCGCGAGGAAAGCGCGGAGTGGGTCAGCCGGCATCGCGCCTTTCATGAATACCTGTGCAGCCTCAGCGGCCGTCCCCGGTTGCTGAAGCAGATCAGTGCCCTTTACTCGCTGATCGAGGCGCCCATGCGCCTTTGGTTGCAGCACGTGGACAAACCTTTAAGTGCGCGTCAGGAACACGCGGTGATCCTCGACGCCATTCGCGCTGGCGACGCCGATAAGGTTGAGGCGGTGGTCCGCGCGCACATTGAAGGCACCGTTCCTGAGTTGATCAAGTTTCTGCAACTGAAAAAATAA
- a CDS encoding gamma-glutamyltransferase family protein: MLKFSAHEYPYPSQRQSVFARRGMVAASQPLAAQAGIEMMQKGGNAIDAAIATAAALTVVEPTGCGIGGDAFALVWCKGQLHGLNGNGHAPAALSVEAVKAAGHDQMPTYGWTPVTVPGCPSAWAELSQRFGKLPFAQLLQPAISLARDGFALSPVVAHQWQIAVGELTPHRDPVLEVWFETFLIEGRAPRAGEIFRNPAQARTLEELAATRCESLYRGALAERLDAHSRATGGYLRSTDLKDYRAQWVEPIHVNYRGVDVWEIPPSGQGLVALMALKILEGFSFDHRDSQQTWHRQLEAMKLAYSDGLHYITDPLHMRVAVADLLSDEYSARRRGQIGEQAQPPKPGDPHASGTVYLATADAEGNMVSFIQSNYHGFGSGVVLPDSGIALQNRGQEFSLDAKHANCLAPGKKTFHTIIPGFLTQNGQALGPFGVMGGYMQPQGHVQMVMNLVDFGLNPQAALDAPRWQWLGGMKVGIEQGASRDLANALARRGHQVQIASDLTDYGRGQIILRDPVSGVLCGGTEPRADSHIAVL; this comes from the coding sequence ATGCTGAAATTTTCTGCTCACGAGTACCCCTATCCGTCGCAACGCCAGAGCGTTTTTGCCCGTCGGGGCATGGTCGCCGCGTCCCAACCCCTGGCAGCCCAGGCGGGCATCGAGATGATGCAAAAGGGCGGCAATGCCATCGATGCCGCCATCGCCACGGCGGCGGCGCTGACAGTGGTCGAGCCTACGGGGTGCGGCATTGGCGGTGACGCCTTCGCCTTGGTCTGGTGCAAGGGCCAGTTGCATGGCCTCAACGGCAATGGCCATGCCCCGGCAGCCTTGAGTGTCGAAGCGGTCAAGGCGGCCGGCCATGATCAGATGCCGACCTATGGCTGGACCCCGGTGACGGTCCCGGGTTGCCCATCAGCCTGGGCCGAGTTGTCGCAACGCTTCGGCAAGCTGCCTTTCGCCCAGTTGCTGCAACCGGCAATCAGCCTGGCGCGGGACGGTTTTGCGTTGTCACCGGTGGTTGCCCATCAATGGCAGATCGCCGTGGGTGAGCTCACCCCCCATCGCGATCCGGTCCTGGAGGTCTGGTTCGAGACCTTCCTGATCGAGGGCCGCGCACCCCGGGCCGGCGAGATCTTCCGCAACCCCGCCCAAGCCCGCACCCTCGAAGAACTGGCCGCCACGCGCTGCGAAAGCCTGTATCGCGGCGCGTTGGCCGAGCGCCTGGATGCCCATTCCCGCGCCACGGGCGGCTACCTGCGATCCACCGACCTCAAGGATTATCGAGCCCAGTGGGTCGAGCCGATCCACGTCAACTACCGAGGGGTCGATGTCTGGGAGATCCCGCCGAGCGGGCAGGGCCTGGTGGCCTTGATGGCGCTGAAGATACTCGAAGGCTTCAGCTTCGATCACCGTGACAGCCAGCAGACCTGGCATCGCCAACTGGAAGCCATGAAGCTGGCCTACAGCGATGGCCTGCACTACATCACCGACCCGTTGCACATGCGCGTGGCGGTGGCTGATTTGTTGAGTGACGAGTACAGCGCCCGACGCCGCGGGCAGATCGGCGAACAGGCCCAGCCTCCCAAGCCCGGTGATCCCCACGCCAGCGGCACGGTGTACCTGGCCACCGCCGACGCAGAGGGCAACATGGTTTCCTTCATCCAGAGCAACTACCACGGTTTCGGCTCCGGCGTGGTGCTGCCCGACAGCGGTATTGCCCTGCAGAATCGTGGACAGGAGTTCAGTCTCGACGCGAAGCACGCCAACTGCCTGGCCCCAGGCAAGAAGACCTTTCACACCATCATCCCCGGCTTCCTCACCCAGAACGGCCAGGCTCTCGGACCTTTCGGCGTGATGGGCGGCTACATGCAGCCCCAAGGGCATGTGCAGATGGTCATGAACCTGGTGGATTTCGGCCTCAACCCCCAAGCGGCCCTGGACGCGCCGCGTTGGCAATGGCTGGGCGGGATGAAGGTCGGTATCGAGCAAGGCGCCTCCCGCGACCTGGCCAATGCCTTGGCCCGGCGCGGTCATCAGGTGCAGATCGCCAGCGACCTGACTGACTATGGGCGCGGTCAAATCATACTGCGCGATCCGGTCAGCGGTGTGTTGTGTGGTGGGACTGAACCCCGAGCGGATTCCCATATCGCGGTCCTATAA